The Croceicoccus marinus genome contains a region encoding:
- a CDS encoding polyhydroxyalkanoate depolymerase has translation MLYSLYEIQQAWRASATTMASVTAEWLNHPKNPMGSIGMGPSISSALEVFAHAAEPRGKPVFGIPTVTVDGKTHDVTEADVLFRPFGNLKRFTHGGLPSDAPRLLIVAPMSGHYATLLRGTVERMLHGAEVYITDWADAKLVPMSEGLFDLDDYIDYVIEFLEHIGPGAHMMAVCQPSVPAFAATAVMAEKDNPCRPATLTMMGGPIDTREGPTEVNEMAVGRPMHWFKQYLIQTVPMHYPGAGREVYPGFLQLSGFMSMNLSNHLMSHYGMFKHLVAGDGESADATKTFYDEYLSVCDMTAEFYLQTVNAVFKEYLLPRGLLTHRGSKIDLGKIHDTALLCIEGERDDISGVGQTRSALKLTPGLDDDLKKYHLHPDVGHYGIFNGSKWRGQIAPIVEQWMADHSRARLKAVA, from the coding sequence GTGCTCTATTCGCTTTATGAAATCCAGCAGGCTTGGCGCGCTTCGGCGACCACCATGGCTTCGGTGACCGCCGAATGGCTCAACCATCCGAAGAATCCGATGGGTTCGATCGGCATGGGTCCCAGCATTTCCTCCGCGCTGGAAGTGTTCGCCCATGCCGCCGAACCGCGCGGCAAGCCGGTTTTCGGCATCCCCACCGTGACCGTCGACGGCAAGACGCATGACGTGACCGAGGCGGACGTCCTGTTCCGCCCGTTCGGCAATCTCAAGCGCTTCACACATGGCGGACTGCCCTCCGACGCGCCCAGGCTGCTGATCGTCGCGCCGATGAGCGGGCATTACGCCACGCTGCTGCGCGGCACGGTCGAGCGCATGCTCCACGGCGCAGAAGTCTATATCACCGACTGGGCCGACGCGAAGCTCGTCCCCATGTCGGAAGGGCTGTTCGACCTCGACGACTATATCGACTACGTGATCGAGTTCCTTGAGCATATCGGCCCCGGCGCGCACATGATGGCGGTCTGCCAGCCCTCGGTCCCGGCCTTTGCGGCGACTGCCGTGATGGCGGAAAAGGACAATCCGTGCCGCCCCGCCACGCTGACGATGATGGGCGGCCCGATCGACACGCGCGAAGGGCCGACCGAAGTGAACGAGATGGCGGTCGGTCGTCCGATGCACTGGTTCAAGCAATATCTGATCCAGACGGTGCCAATGCATTATCCGGGCGCGGGCCGCGAGGTCTATCCCGGTTTCCTGCAGCTTTCCGGCTTCATGTCGATGAACCTCAGCAACCATCTGATGAGCCATTACGGCATGTTCAAGCATCTGGTGGCGGGCGACGGAGAGAGCGCCGACGCGACCAAGACGTTCTATGACGAATATCTGTCGGTCTGCGACATGACGGCGGAATTCTACCTCCAGACTGTGAACGCGGTGTTCAAGGAATATTTGCTGCCCCGCGGACTGCTGACCCATCGCGGCAGCAAGATCGACCTGGGCAAGATCCACGATACCGCGCTGCTGTGCATCGAGGGTGAGCGCGACGATATTTCGGGCGTGGGCCAGACACGCTCGGCGCTGAAGCTGACGCCGGGGCTGGACGACGACCTCAAGAAATATCACCTCCATCCCGATGTCGGTCACTACGGCATCTTCAACGGCTCGAAATGGCGCGGTCAGATCGCGCCCATCGTGGAGCAGTGGATGGCAGATCATTCCCGCGCAAGGTTGAAGGCGGTCGCCTAG
- a CDS encoding ABC transporter transmembrane domain-containing protein, whose protein sequence is MTEQTSLTRSAEPAGQPPSPPRSGDPHVDGADDAAAKPSRAMGPLWMLVRAAWHYPGHMAGAGLALLTTSAATLAIPSGFKLVIDRGFGDGEITRWFQYLLILVLVLAIGTAFRFYLVSWLSERVVADLRLKVYDNLVTLPPSFYEDNNPREISSRMTSDTAIIEQVVGSTISVALRNALTAIGGTIYMFILAPGLTVWLLLAIPAVILPLVLMGRRVRLLSRSSQDRIADLGAMVSEVLGGIRIVQVFNQERREAARFGGAVERSFETARRRILMRALLTALAMGLVLGALVALMWRGALDVQAGTITGGTIAAFVITAGLVGGAFGSLAEVYGEVLRAAGAAQRLGELLATRAVIAAPARPQALPSPPRGSVAFQNVTFRYPTRPDDKALRDFTLTVEPGETVAVVGPSGAGKSTLFQLIARFYDPQSGSVRVDGIDLTRADPGELRQRLALVPQESVLFAASARDNLRYGAWDASDEAIWEAARAANAEQFLHALPDGLDTFIGDSGARLSGGQRQRVAIARALLRDAPLLLLDEATSALDAQSEKLVQSALETLMKGRTTIVIAHRLATVRAADRIVVMENGAIVEQGTHAQLVERDGLYANLAALQFESE, encoded by the coding sequence ATGACCGAGCAGACCAGCCTTACGCGATCGGCAGAACCGGCGGGGCAGCCGCCTTCGCCGCCGAGGTCGGGGGATCCGCATGTCGATGGCGCCGACGACGCGGCGGCAAAGCCGTCGCGCGCGATGGGGCCGCTGTGGATGCTGGTGAGGGCGGCGTGGCACTATCCCGGCCACATGGCGGGCGCCGGGCTGGCCCTGCTCACCACCTCTGCCGCGACGCTTGCGATCCCCTCGGGCTTCAAGCTGGTGATCGACCGCGGCTTTGGCGATGGCGAGATCACGCGCTGGTTCCAGTATCTGCTGATCCTGGTGCTGGTGCTGGCGATCGGGACGGCGTTCCGCTTCTATCTGGTGTCGTGGCTTTCCGAACGGGTCGTCGCCGATCTGCGGCTGAAGGTTTACGATAATCTCGTCACCCTGCCACCCTCGTTCTACGAGGATAACAACCCGCGCGAGATATCATCGCGCATGACTTCAGATACCGCGATCATCGAACAGGTGGTCGGATCGACCATCTCGGTCGCGCTGCGCAATGCGCTGACCGCGATCGGCGGCACGATCTACATGTTCATCCTGGCGCCGGGGCTGACGGTGTGGCTGCTGCTGGCGATCCCCGCGGTGATACTGCCGCTGGTGCTGATGGGACGCAGGGTACGGCTGCTGTCGAGGTCGAGCCAGGACCGTATCGCGGACCTGGGCGCGATGGTGAGCGAGGTGCTGGGCGGCATCCGCATCGTGCAGGTGTTCAACCAGGAACGGCGCGAGGCGGCCCGCTTTGGCGGCGCGGTCGAGCGGTCGTTCGAAACCGCCCGGCGGCGCATCCTGATGCGCGCCCTGCTGACCGCGCTCGCCATGGGGCTGGTGCTGGGCGCGCTGGTGGCGCTGATGTGGCGCGGCGCGCTCGACGTGCAGGCGGGCACGATCACCGGGGGCACCATCGCGGCCTTCGTCATCACGGCCGGGCTGGTCGGCGGCGCTTTCGGTTCGCTGGCCGAAGTCTATGGCGAAGTCCTGCGCGCTGCCGGTGCGGCGCAGCGGCTGGGCGAACTGCTGGCGACGCGCGCGGTCATCGCCGCTCCGGCGCGTCCGCAGGCGCTGCCCAGTCCTCCGCGCGGATCGGTCGCGTTCCAGAACGTCACCTTCCGCTATCCCACCCGGCCCGACGATAAGGCGCTGCGCGACTTCACCCTGACCGTCGAACCGGGAGAGACGGTCGCCGTCGTAGGACCGTCGGGCGCCGGCAAGTCGACCCTGTTCCAGCTGATCGCCCGGTTCTACGACCCGCAGTCCGGCAGCGTACGCGTCGACGGGATCGACCTCACCCGTGCCGACCCCGGGGAACTGCGCCAGCGCCTTGCCCTGGTACCGCAGGAAAGCGTGCTGTTCGCTGCGAGCGCCCGCGACAATCTGCGCTATGGCGCGTGGGACGCCAGCGACGAGGCAATCTGGGAAGCCGCCCGCGCCGCCAATGCCGAGCAGTTCCTGCACGCCCTGCCCGACGGGCTGGACACGTTCATCGGTGACAGCGGCGCACGGCTTTCCGGCGGCCAGCGCCAGCGCGTGGCGATTGCCCGCGCCCTGCTGCGCGATGCGCCGCTGCTGCTGCTGGACGAAGCGACCAGCGCGCTCGACGCGCAGAGCGAGAAGCTGGTGCAATCGGCGCTCGAAACGCTGATGAAGGGGCGGACCACCATCGTGATCGCGCACCGGCTGGCGACCGTGCGCGCTGCGGACCGCATCGTGGTGATGGAAAACGGCGCAATCGTCGAGCAGGGCACGCATGCACAGCTGGTCGAACGCGACGGCCTCTATGCCAATCTGGCGGCGTTGCAGTTCGAATCGGAATAG
- a CDS encoding GlsB/YeaQ/YmgE family stress response membrane protein, which yields MGIIIMIIVGGIIGWLASIVMRTDAQQGILLNVVVGVVGALIAGLVVGGNTIMNGFSLSALLFSFLGAVVLLAIVNLFRRGRVR from the coding sequence ATGGGTATCATCATCATGATCATCGTCGGGGGTATCATCGGCTGGCTTGCCAGCATCGTGATGCGCACCGACGCGCAGCAGGGAATCCTGCTGAACGTGGTCGTCGGCGTCGTCGGCGCACTTATAGCTGGCCTTGTCGTCGGCGGGAATACCATCATGAACGGATTCAGCCTTTCGGCTCTTCTTTTCTCGTTCCTGGGTGCGGTCGTGCTGCTTGCGATCGTCAATCTGTTCCGTCGCGGCCGGGTGCGCTAA
- the rpmG gene encoding 50S ribosomal protein L33 — MAKPATVKIRLVSTADTGFFYVTKKNPRNMTEKMVQRKYDPVVRKHVDFKEAKIK, encoded by the coding sequence ATGGCGAAGCCCGCAACCGTCAAGATCCGGCTGGTCTCCACCGCCGACACCGGCTTCTTCTATGTCACGAAGAAGAACCCGCGCAACATGACCGAAAAGATGGTGCAGCGTAAGTACGACCCCGTCGTACGCAAGCACGTCGATTTCAAGGAAGCCAAGATCAAGTGA